The genomic region CATAAATACTTGAGAGTAATCATTAACCTTAACACTGGGAACATAGTTTTGTTTAAAGTGTGTCTCTTGTAGCATAACTATTTgcgctttattttttttacattcgtgGAACACTTTCGCTCTTTTTACTGGCTCGTTGATCCCATTTACGTTAAATGATAGAATATTACactccatatttatttatatctcttTCCCTTAATAGCGTTCTATTGACCTTGGCTTCcatattaatacagtatatatatgcatGAACCCCTTGTAAAGTCCAGACATTAGTTTCACCCCTATTTTGAAGAACAAACTTAAACAGTTAGTAATAAACATAAACAGAATAACACAGAGTGCGTATAAAACACATTCTATGTCGAAAACAAAAAATAtcaacataaaagaaaaaatacaaaggaaaaataacagccgTCCCAGCCTCATATGGGATCCACCCAAGGGCTGTGAGGTGTTAACTACGGCTAGAGTGGCCATGCCACTGTTTTGGGGGTATGGAGACACTGAGTAGACAGCAGGAGTTCTCAGATCTTCTTTTGAGCTACTTCTGGGGCCCCCCAACCCTTATGCTTCTTTCTAGGTTTTACTCAATcccctttgttgtttttttgggtttttttttccttttcctctccATCTACTCCTGTACTACTAAACACTTTCTTAGTTTTAACGGAGATAGCCGTTTAAATTATacaaaaactttaattaaacacAAATTGTACATTGTACATTCTTTCTGAGTTAtactcaagcttttttttttttttttctttcttccccaTCTCCTcctattttactaaataaccaattacttagttttaaccaaAATAGTcctttacattatacaaaaaacTTTAGTTAAACCGAAAATTATACATTGTACGTTACCCATCCTTGGGTTAATGTCCCCTTTTCATGGCTTCAGTCAACCCATGTCCCTGGagacttttatttaactttttgtactTCATGCCTCTTATATCATCCTAGTGgcccctttcctttctcttttagttcgtctttgcttttcctttcttCGCGGTAGCGTTTTTTTGAGGCACCACTCTCTAGCCACTCTTGCTCCTGCTCCAGCATTGAATCTGCTTTTATTCTGTACTCTTCTGGCCAGTCTGGTATCTCTATCTTTGGTAGATGTAACTTCtttaagaagttttctaaatctTTCTCCAATCGAAATATTGCCGATATCCCTTCTTTGTGTACCGATAGTGAGAAAGGGAAGCCCCATCTATATAGAATCTTTTTTTCTCTCAGCAAGTCGGTCAATGGTTTCAGTGCTTTCCTTTTCCTCAATGTGGttcttgataaatcttgaaaaaatattAGTGTATTGTCCTCATATATTATGTTGTCAACTTCTTTGGCTTTTTGCAGTATCTCCTCTTTAACAGCGTAGCTTTGTAGTCGACACAAAATATCTCTGGGTGCTTCTGGAAGGACCATCTTTGGCTTCTGTATTCGATGTGCTCTTTCAATCTGTTTTTCAATCAActtctctttccctttttctttatttaagatATTGTTGAATATTTGTTGGAGAAAAGTATTTATATCTTCTTTTAATATAGTCTCTGGGACTCCTCGAATTCTTATATTTTTCCTTCTGCTACGATTCTCTTGATCTTCCATCTGTCTCATTAAATCTGAGATCATGTTTTCTTGCTGCTGCAGCTTCCCATGCAAGGTCTTTTGGTTTTGTTGTAACTTCACTGTTTGCCACTCCACTTTCTCCGTTCGAACCACCATATCTGCAAACTCGCTTTTTAAACCTTGAATATCTTCTCTTATGGATGTTGTTACTTCTTGTagcatttcttttatttccagtTTCGAAGGTAGTTTTGCTAAATGTACATAATGATCGGCATTTTCCCCTCCTTCTTCTCCTTCACTTTCTGAGTCCTCTGATTCTCTTTCCACTGTCTCCCTTCTTGTCCCTCTTCCCACCGATTTCTTAGACGCTTCTTCTCTGCCAGTACTATTTCGACGGAACATTGGGGCGATATCCCGAGGGGTTGACTGTATGTTGTGCGAGGTGGGGTTTTCTTTATCTTtggttctgtcttttgttttctcttttgtagCAATCTCACTGCCACTTTTCTGAGACCTCCCCATGTCTCTTGCTCTGGGGGACACAGCTCCAAATGACAGCAATAGGTAAATTTCTGTTACCTCAGGCAGGTAGGACAATGATGGCAATATATGTCTAGGTAGGTGGAGGGGCTGGGGGTTAGTAGCAGTTACTTGCAGTATAGGTGTGGATATGAGTATAGATATCAGTGACAGTTCCACTCCTCGGCTTGCTTACTGCCCAGAGGTATGTTCCCTCTCTCCTTTTGCCGGCTCAGTTCTATTTTACCAGTGGGTCGGGTAAAATGCCCCAGACTCTCGGCTCACTCCGAGTTCATTCCGCCATGTTGCCTGCTCGGCTCCTCCCCCTCGGGTCTGGCCTTCTTCAGCTACAGTTCAGATTTCAATCAGATCCTTCCATCTCACCTGAAGAGGGGCCTACAACTGAGCTGATGTTTAACAATAACCCACTAAAGTATACATATGGACCACAAAATACACTGGACATTACCATTACCAGTTAGGTTGGGGATATGAggctgcatactgtatatactgcctTGGACATACCACTTACCATATCAAGGTGGCAGTAAAGGCCTGGCTTTTACATGTTTCTGTTTTTCTTATGATATTAGGTAGACCTGACTTAATTGTAGGACAATAGTATAGACAGTAGCTTTTAACAGATCTGTTGGAACTgtttccagacaagggatctttctgtaagttaagtctactaaaataatttgaacaataaataaacttgaggactgttttgccaccaatatggatttatgcagcttatttaAAACCAAgttcaaagtactgttttattattgcagaggaaaaagAGGAACTAATGTTTAAAATTGagaatgattttattaaataaatgggctatggtgggagatggcctttctgcaattctgAGTTTtatgcataatgggtttccaaataagggatcctatacctgaactaCTGTGAGCATTTTAGCAACAGAGGTGCGAAATCAGAATTCTCTTAACCCATTTTTTAGGGCACACTGATTATGTATTGGGGTGATCTTGCAGCTCAAGAATATTTTTAAGATTCATTTTGTGCCTCATTTTAATTACTATTGTCAGTGgtgcaactatagaggaagcagcggGGAAGGGGAGCACAAGTCTGTATGGGACTGGGTGGGGTGGGAACTGGATGGGAGGGAGTGGAGCGGCCTGGGCCCCTCTAAAGATTTGTTTGCATGGGggcccggtgcactctagttacgccacctTCTATAGTGTGTTGCAGGAAGAGATGTTCTTGTGTTAACAAGTAATCATGTAGGCCTACCCAAAACAGCATGGCATTAATTTTTGGAACCAATGGTTTAAAATCCCTAAAATAGACAGATCATAAACATAAAGGGCAGATTTAGACCCAactattactttttatttctaattctCTGGATTTCTCAGAATATCTTCTTTGCAATTTAAGTTATATGTTTTAAACAAACACTTTATACCATTCTTGCTCCCTGCAAACCCTGAGCCTTTCCATTCATGCACTTTGCCTGTGGGTGCAGAGGGAAGAGTCCTGACTCCCCAAATAGGTAAGACCTGTAAGTTTAGACGGGGGCCATCATTTTTGTCATAATGTGCTGCTGTATGTTTTAAAAGAGACAGCAGCCCCATACAATACTGCACATTCATTTCTAAGGTTTTAGTTTTCCTTGAATACGCAGTAATGATTTACAATTCAAGCCTGTCCAGTGTACATCCTTCTTGTAAtctattttttcagcaaaataacaATCAAGAGTTTACGGTGCAGGTCCCAGTACCATGTAATTCATATAATCCACTTTCATTTGTATCCAGGACATTGGCTCAGCATTTGCATGTGACAGTTGGGACTTTACATAATTGCTGGGGCTGGCCTGTCAGTACTATTTAGCTAAAGTCTTATATATAAGGGCCACATACACTTGTCACTGCTGTCTCTGACTCACCAGTAGTAAAAAAGTATAACTTACAGAGCAGCCTGGGACAGCAGCGTGTGTCCTTCCAGGGGAATACTCCTGATGACAAACACCTTCATGATCTGCTGTGATGCCTTCATTAGCAGATCTCACTCACTCCATGCAGAAATTAGAAAGCAAAATGAATGAGGGATGAGCAGAGATCCCTCCAATGCCCTTTCCTACCACTGCCTCCTTCAAAGTAATTTCAGCCTAGCAATGGGGTGGCAGCACCACCTAGTGTGTCTAGAGTTTACTTCAGCATTTCCAATCAAAGTATTAGAGCTGAGAAGTGCCATTTAATTACAGTTTTCTCCACAGTATACAAATGTAGCAGTATAATGATTTCTTTGCAGCCTAACCACTACAGAATCAAAATACACATATCTACCGCATACCAGCTCTTCGTTTTTTtccactttcattaaaaaaaattaaaatctggtCTAAACTATGTACAAAGTTCTGAAAGAAGAAATTTATTTATTGGGATTAAAATACATTCCAATCAGTTTTATGGCAATGGCATATTAACGGCATTCTGTTTACAAAAAATTAATGTGCAGTCAAACacccaaaatgaaaaacaacatttattggccagatttaCATTGGACTCAATTTTAATCTAGATAATGATGTTTACGTACGTATGAACGCAGCAACGGCATTTGTGTGAATCAAAAGTACAATTTAACCCACACAGACAGCTAACCTCACACTATTCTCAGATATGAAGATGCACAGGAAAATATGGTACCAAAGTAATGGACTACTTCTAGTCTACTAGAGTAATAGAGTCCAGCAGTGAGTTACATATCTTTGGCTACTCAAAGAAAATGCATTATTGCACAGTGGATCTGAGTTTTGGGTCTGGTAGAGTTTTTTGCTCTTTTCTACTTTCCTCCATTTCACCTGTGATGTCTAGTTTCATGATGATGTCAATTCAGTGTTTCAGGGCAGGTAGTAAATTGTGTGGAAGGTAAAGGGGGTTGTGAGTCTGGGTTGAATGACCTATTTAGACTCACACAGGTCTCTATCTCCTACATATGCTTGCCTTGGTTAATTTTAAAGATGGttcctatatatttttgtagACCCCAAGATTTTATTTACATAGTTGTCTTGCACTTAAACTAAACATTTAAACCTTTACAACAGCATCATGTTTCTTAGATTAAAAAACACTGATGTGTAGAATTTTGTGTTACAGCAGAACTTATGAACATCTATTAATATCTAATATAAAGATACAGATTTCTGAAATAGCAACCCTGCCCCCACagtattatttttagaaaaagttgataacagaaaatatgttttattataagtctttgattgtgttttttattgtttctggcactttatttgcttatctctaaaTTCAGCCTCGTTCAAAAGAAATATCTTTGTTTTCCAGTCATTTGACATTGGTCCAGAGGATATCTGTGAAGGTTCCCTAAGGAACAAGACACTAATAGAGCAGGTTCCAGTTCTAACtctagcgaaaaaaaaaaaagtcagagagtGCCCATGAAACTATAACACACAGAGAAAACAACACAATCCTAATCAAAAAAGAAATAGCTGACACCCTCAAATGATCAGAGGTTCCATTGCATGGTTTGACTGGGGCTCCCCTATATGTCACCCCTAATTTCTTGTCCAATATGGGCATCAATATTCCATCAGTATTCCAATATAATTCCAACTCttgtatctatatattttatgaatTAATGTGGCCCTTTGGGGCAGGAGCAGATGCAACTACTAAACCTATTCCTGTGATCGTTTtgggttatttttgtttttggcttttattacaaaataaaagcatATCTAGCATTTCTAAAAGTGAAAAACAACTACTATGGAAATGACACACTAACTTATTATATGAATCTAATGCTTTCACCAGTCTGAGAACCAACATCAACCTATCAGAAGTAGTACTGGTCACAAGTTgctgtgagttttttttactaggtACATACATCATCACATTTATGATGTTACCCCTATGATAGACACTATtcacagaaaataacattttcaggCAGACGTCAAAAGATGCTTAGAACAAACAAATGTAAAGTCCTCATTTATTACTTCACATGAAACATTTGAATACGCAGTGACATTTCATAGATTAGGAGAATAGACCAGTAattcatttattgttttgttagaaaataatctgtttactgtgtttaGGAACAATTCTGCTCATTGCTACGTTCTTCTTTAGTTGATTAAAGTTTCAGTTCCTTTGGCATTGCCTCCCCTTTCAGGCCGGCCAATAAATTATGGGCAGCAAGGGCAGCCATGGCATTCCGGGTTTCCACAGTTGCACTGGCGATGTGAGGCAGAATGACTGTAACACAGGAGGACACAGAGTGGTCACAATTTAAACCATgcatttccagttttaaaattcTGCCCAATAGATTCTACATGTTTATACGTGTACCCTAGAAAACAGAATTACATGTCATACTGTCATGGAAATGTAGCATTTGTTCTCAAGTAGCATTCATCTGAAAACGCAATTTTTTCCCATGGATAAACAGCCCTTTCGTTACCTCTTGAATTGTGGTTATGGATACATGTAATGTGTAATGTATTAAGATTCTAGTCTGGTTAGCCTGAACAATGAACGAGGTCTCCGTGAAACTTTTCCTGATGGAATTGTCTGATTAAACTGCTGTTACGAGTTGTTTTCAGTAAGGTTACCACCTGTGATTTTACTGCCCGATTTCTAGTGTTATTAATAGGACAAGGACACTGCACTCTGGAGATCTGAATGCCAgtaaaatatttccattaaagGCCATGATAGGTGGAAATTAAGGTTTCAGATGCCTCAAGTTACATTAGCACACAACATCAAAATCATGACAACATCCCTTTAAAATTCCATCTGCATTCATTTAATAAGTTGTGGTGTAGTTCATtacccatatatttatatatttattttaacaagcaAAGAGAAGCATTTAGTTACATGATTTTACCCACTGATTAGCCAAACTCACCACAGTTTTTTAGTTTGAAAAGTGGATGATTCGTAGGAAGAGGCTCTGGGACTGTGACATCTAAACCAGCAGATGCTATCTGCCCATTCGCCAAGGCATGATAAAGATCTTCCTGATTTACTACAGCACCCCTgtaataagaatacaaatttgtTAAGGGATGACAATAAAGGCAATGACACATTTTGTTTACCTTACAATGACTTTTAGTATAGTTTAGATACTGAATTTAAAGCGTTATCGCATTGTTAGGGTTACTTTTCCCTAGCAGCTAGAGAACATTTTGAAATCgaactagaaaaaaatggtggAGTACCTCAAGAGGaaagataaataagataaataagtaaaaaaataggaAGTGAATCCTTgcagtctttttttaattttacctgCTAGTATTTATAAACACAGAGCTTCTTTTCATTTTGGAGAAGAGTCCTTTGTTGCACATTCCTTGAGTTTCAGGAGTTAGAGCACAGCACACAAGGAGAAAATCAGACTGCTTTGCCAACTCTTCCAAGGAAACTGCAAAACCAGaaaccagaaaaaatttacacatttttagtataagtgaatgaaaaatatgtatgcatgtatttatttaaatggcaCCATAAATAGAGTTACCACCTTTGACCAAAAGCTGAAAAAGAGGGCAGTAGGATGACATCGGGGACAGAGCAGTGACACTTGGGGATGGAGTCAAGACATTCGAGGGGTATGTTTGTGTCTTGTGGGGACAGGGCCATGTCATCAGGGGTGGTTATTTTCCAGATTATTGCTTGGGTTTTACAGGGCTGAAACCCTGAATGGACAGTTGTAACCCAAACAGTCCTAAGAAAAACTGTTCAGATCAAAACTAAATGGCTGAATAAATCATAAATGTACACAGTGCTTGACAAGgcataaacacacacatttgtatagttataataaattacacagtgaaaataaataaacctaTGCTTAAGTGATTTAGTACGTGCAGTGAGTTCTCTGTCCCTGAATAGGTGTTTTAGTACACAATCGGGATGAGTTCCCTGCCCCTGAAAAGAATATAATGGAGGTTTAGGTGGTAATAAAAGCAGTTCAGTGCAAGCAGCCATACAAGATGCTACAGCTGTAAGGTTTTGTGTGACTTTAGCCTGAATATCAGGGCTGAGATCAGGGCAGGAAAGGAATATCTGTATGTCATCTGTGTAAAGGTGATAAGAAAAGATGAAGGATGTGATGAGGTCCAGGGCCATTTCTGCATGAGGTAAGGTGAGAACCCCGCAATTTACAACAATTTATAACAATGGGGAAAGTAGGTACGCACCCCTTCTCTCTACCTACCCATAGTCTAGACTCTCGTCCCCCCACCACCCACACGTCACTTACCTCCCCCCCTTAGCTCccctatgtgtttgtgtgtgggggcGATGTGGCTGGTTGCCTGGTGCACCCAGCACTCATGCTGGAAAAACAGATTTATAATACCTCCTTTAAAGTTTCCCTTTTAACTAGATGTTCCCTTTCTGCATGTACTTTCCAAGTAAACTATAATGAGAAGCTCATACCAAAATCAACAGAGATCTTGGCAGCTAATTCTTCTCTAGGTGCAATATCATTGTATAGGAACTTCTTGACTCCAAATGGTCTCAAGCGATTGACAATAGCTTCACCTGTAACAAAAGGCAATCACTTGGACAGTTATAGGTCAGTCAACATgagaaacataatttaaacattatatgcAATAAGATCCCTTACACTGATGTGGGGGGTGCAGGAGAAACAGGGGGGCACAGAacgcaggtctgcttcctctatagttaaggaAACCTGCCATTCCCAGCTGCTCTGTTTCCTTCCCCAACATGGGAGCGGGTACATGACTGGACAGGCAGGTGGAGGGAGTGCCGGGCTAGAATTTGGAGCGACTTTGTTATGCAACTGCTTTAAAACTAGTATGAATGTGAGAATAAATATAACGGTCTCATAAAACGGCATAGTAGTTCGTTAGCTATAGAAACATTATTCCCTTTCTTTTAGCACTGGAATCTTGACTTTGATACAGCCCATGTataaatgtgatagagaccttagattgtaagctgcacTCGGTCTGGTACTGATGCTGACCTCTACaacatgttggtgctatataaagaaaGGTTAATAATATTTACGACTAGCAGGGGAAAAATGCATGAGACAAATATAAACAATGATTTGGTAAGAACATAAGCAAACAAACCCATATTTCAATGTCAACCATTTTTTATTAGGAAAAGCACAAATATATGCTGATTGCTTACCAAACCTATAGGTAttgaataatgtttatttttacaaagagtGAAAACAGAACTTGCCACAAATTCTGTCTCACTATTGATTTCTGAGGGATTATTTAAGGCATATTTCTCAATGAATGAAAATgagagttcaccctttgataaatactgttaTAAATATCCACTAGAAATTAAAAGAGAGTGAGAGAAATTCACTCAGGTGAATTGTGCTCCattttcacattattattataattttaatattattttacatatgttCTAGTGAGTCTTTCTACATAACCTCCTATGTATATACAGCACTATTCTTTGCTCTCTACTGTTTCCTCAGTACTCACCAATTCTTCCTAGGCCTATGATTCCAACAGTGCTTTCTGTGAGACCACTTCCACACATCCATAGAGGTTTCCATGTACCCCAACCACCACTAGGGAGAGTGTATTCAAAGTTAGTGACTGTCAAGATGCTATAAATCAATAAAACTGCTACTGTATTTGTACCCAAAACTAAATTCATTGCTGCTATGATATCTATCTATTTGGTACGttactgtatatttcctttttgCAGTCatagggggtaaatttactaagcggcgaaaatttgccagcgacggctttgcagccatcgcaacacttcgccaggtgaaaattcgctcagacaacgctaatttgcTGCAAAGTTGCaaccagggtgccgaacgctggcgaattttcactagcgttacttcggcaatcacaAAGTTCAATTATACCtggtgcaacttcgttagaggtcgtTGCTCAGATTAATTTGTATACGGTggtaaattataaagttgaatgaacATATatgttcagggaaccttaataaagaaaatagagttgttatcatgccctacacatgagcccactgtatagtttatgttccatatgttagaaattgtatgggggaacccagttaccaaaaaaaattttttaggacttttgcagccaatcactctgaaaaaaggaaaagacgccagcgttttttgggacttagaaactttttccactaaaaatatgatgtaatagaagattgaggaagatctatgcactccaatgcactttgcctggtctgagctggcgaaggcaagtctgggcgAAAGAGGTTACGCTCAGTGGAGTAGCGTCCATTCGCTAGAACGAAAATTCACtggatagagtgcgaatgaccgctagcgtctgtctctttcactagcgaagttacccCTGAGCCCCTTGGTAAACCgttgaagtgcctgaaagcggtaacgctgttgaatcgttagtcacttcgccctttagtaaatcagccccatagggttcttaatataaaaaaaataaatagtgctgTTCAATGCTAGTCTCATAAAAGAGcaattgtacattatgttttgtttctgttattaaaagaaatgtgtgttgttaaaaaaaaatgtgtgttttcaaaAGCAAAAACAGTGTAGTCAAGGAATAGTTAAGTTAAATACTTCTTTGCTTCCTCTACAGCCTCAATAAGCCTTCGGGATGTTGCTAGGAGTAGTGCAATTGTGAGTTCGGCAACAGCTTCTGTTAGAACATCTGGAGTAAATCCAACCCGGATCCCTCtaataaaaagggaaaagagGAAGACAAGGGTTTACCATTCAGAAACACTTTGCTTGCTACCTTGACTTTGCAATAGCTGTGTACAGAATCAGCAtatctttaaacatttttaaaactagaGAAATGCTTAAGAGAGGCATTCTGGGGTGCATGagtatttttttatgttcatgCCATAGCTTTTGAATGGCCATGCCTTTTTATGCTGTATTGTATGTTGGTGTGCATCTCTAAataaaataagtgtatttttatggGTATACAGATTAGCTAAGATCCCACTCAGAAAGTACTGTTTGTATTATACTGTAGCTCCGTGCACCTCCAATTTCTTTTTAGGATCACAACGTGTTCTAGGTGTGCTAAATATTGTAAATACTCATTGTCAAATGCTCTCCACCTGTTGGCCGCAACTGAACTGGGGCCCAGTCCCTAGTGAAGGGAAACTGAAGCAGCGAAGAAGGTGAGAGAGGTGAGAGCGAGGGAGGGGATCGTTCCTAAAAGCAGGTAAGGTGTGCAGAGCTGTGCAGGTGGGGTGCATGGGGTGTGAATCGCCTGGGGTGCACTATTTTTAATCCAGCCCTGTTctataaaatgcctttattaggtcTTTTATGAACAAATGAAATGTTTTGGTCATCTAAACATAGCCTTAAAGAAGATCATATTTAGGTGACTAAAAAGATGGAtgcataataaaagttttttcctttgtttaaaaaaaaaacagaaagagttCAGATCTATATATGACTATAGTGTTTATGTGTGTAAGTATGTAAACTGCAGCGTTATGTGTTATGTAATCTAAGTGATATTTTTCTGCATGCTGCCTTACCTGTTTTTTAGTTCATCAAGTGATAAGTGGTCGTATCCAACAGACATAGTGCTAACAACTTTCAAGCTAGGACCTGTGGTGGATAAAGAAGCCAAATATAAGCTAGATACTTGAGAAGCAACAGGTTGACATCAGTGTGATCAAAAATGATAAATTATGGATATTAAAAAGACACTTTAGTATTTTTCACCCAGCCAATAAGTATAAATC from Xenopus laevis strain J_2021 chromosome 1S, Xenopus_laevis_v10.1, whole genome shotgun sequence harbors:
- the LOC398631 gene encoding glyoxylate reductase/hydroxypyruvate reductase-like protein yields the protein MWSSCRFNILHKTLVARLNTCCRLQAMNTAGRNLPKVYITRRIPPDGLKALQQAGSCEIQQWDSDDPVPRSELLKKVSGIHALYCLLTEKIDKEVLDAAGPSLKVVSTMSVGYDHLSLDELKNRGIRVGFTPDVLTEAVAELTIALLLATSRRLIEAVEEAKNGGWGTWKPLWMCGSGLTESTVGIIGLGRIGEAIVNRLRPFGVKKFLYNDIAPREELAAKISVDFVSLEELAKQSDFLLVCCALTPETQGMCNKGLFSKMKRSSVFINTSRGAVVNQEDLYHALANGQIASAGLDVTVPEPLPTNHPLFKLKNCVILPHIASATVETRNAMAALAAHNLLAGLKGEAMPKELKL